In Cervus elaphus chromosome 5, mCerEla1.1, whole genome shotgun sequence, the following proteins share a genomic window:
- the TMUB2 gene encoding transmembrane and ubiquitin-like domain-containing protein 2 isoform X1: protein MISRHLQNNLMSVDPVSTQAMELSDVTLIEGVGNEVTVVAGVVVLILALVLAWLSTYVADSGSNQLLGTIVSAGDTSVLHLGHVDHLVAGQGTPEPTELPHPSEGNDEKAEEAGEGGGDPTGEPGAGGGVEPSLEHLLDIQGLPKRQAGPGNSSLEAPVRSEDSTCLPPSPSLISVRLKFLNDTEELAVARPEDTVGALKSKYFPGQESQMKLIYQGRLLQDPARTLRSLNITDNCVIHCHRSPPGSAVAGPSSSLAPSATEPPSLGVSVGSLMVPVFVVLLGVVWYFRINYRQFFTAPATVSLVGVTVFFSFLVFGMYGR from the exons ATGATTTCCCGTCATCTTCAAAACAAccttatgag TGTGGACCCAGTCAGCACCCAGGCCATGGAGCTCTCTGATGTCACCCTTATTGAGGGTGTGGGTAATGAGGTGACTGTGGTGGCAGGTGTGGTGGTGCTGATTCTAGCCTTGGTCCTAGCTTGGCTCTCTACCTACGTAGCAGACAGCGGTAGCAACCAGCTCCTGGGCACTATTGTGTCAGCTGGCGACACATCCGTCCTTCACCTGGGGCATGTGGACCATCTGGTAGCGGGCCAAGGCACCCCAGAGCCAACTGAACTCCCCCATCCATCAGAGGGTAATGATGAGAAGGCTGAAGAGGCTGGCGAAGGAGGGGGAGACCCCACAGGGGAACCTGGAGCTGGGGGTGGTGTTGAGCCCAGCCTTGAGCATCTGCTTGACATCCAAGGCCTGCCCAAAAGACAAGCAGGCCCAGGAAACAGCAGTCTGGAGGCACCTGTGAGATCGGAGGATAGCACCTGCTtgcctcccagccccagcctcatCAGCGTGCGGCTCAAATTCCTCAATGACACGGAGGAGCTGGCTGTGGCCAGGCCAGAGGATACCGTGGGTGCTCTGAAGAG TAAATACTTCCCTGGACAGGAGAGCCAGATGAAACTGATCTACCAGGGCCGCCTGCTGCAGGACCCAGCCCGCACACTGCGTTCCCTGAACATTACCGACAACTGTGTGATTCACTGTCACCGCTCACCCCCTGGGTCAGCTGTTGCAGGCCCCTCGAGCTCCCTGGCCCCCTcagccactgagccacccagccTCGGCGTCAGTGTGGGCAGCCTCATGGTGCCTGTGTTTGTGGTGCTGCTGGGTGTGGTCTGGTACTTCCGTATCAATTACCGCCAGTTCTTCACAGCACCTGCCACAGTCTCCCTCGTGGGGGTCACTGTCTTCTTCAGCTTCCTAGTATTTGGGATGTATGGACGATAA
- the TMUB2 gene encoding transmembrane and ubiquitin-like domain-containing protein 2 isoform X2, with amino-acid sequence MELSDVTLIEGVGNEVTVVAGVVVLILALVLAWLSTYVADSGSNQLLGTIVSAGDTSVLHLGHVDHLVAGQGTPEPTELPHPSEGNDEKAEEAGEGGGDPTGEPGAGGGVEPSLEHLLDIQGLPKRQAGPGNSSLEAPVRSEDSTCLPPSPSLISVRLKFLNDTEELAVARPEDTVGALKSKYFPGQESQMKLIYQGRLLQDPARTLRSLNITDNCVIHCHRSPPGSAVAGPSSSLAPSATEPPSLGVSVGSLMVPVFVVLLGVVWYFRINYRQFFTAPATVSLVGVTVFFSFLVFGMYGR; translated from the exons ATGGAGCTCTCTGATGTCACCCTTATTGAGGGTGTGGGTAATGAGGTGACTGTGGTGGCAGGTGTGGTGGTGCTGATTCTAGCCTTGGTCCTAGCTTGGCTCTCTACCTACGTAGCAGACAGCGGTAGCAACCAGCTCCTGGGCACTATTGTGTCAGCTGGCGACACATCCGTCCTTCACCTGGGGCATGTGGACCATCTGGTAGCGGGCCAAGGCACCCCAGAGCCAACTGAACTCCCCCATCCATCAGAGGGTAATGATGAGAAGGCTGAAGAGGCTGGCGAAGGAGGGGGAGACCCCACAGGGGAACCTGGAGCTGGGGGTGGTGTTGAGCCCAGCCTTGAGCATCTGCTTGACATCCAAGGCCTGCCCAAAAGACAAGCAGGCCCAGGAAACAGCAGTCTGGAGGCACCTGTGAGATCGGAGGATAGCACCTGCTtgcctcccagccccagcctcatCAGCGTGCGGCTCAAATTCCTCAATGACACGGAGGAGCTGGCTGTGGCCAGGCCAGAGGATACCGTGGGTGCTCTGAAGAG TAAATACTTCCCTGGACAGGAGAGCCAGATGAAACTGATCTACCAGGGCCGCCTGCTGCAGGACCCAGCCCGCACACTGCGTTCCCTGAACATTACCGACAACTGTGTGATTCACTGTCACCGCTCACCCCCTGGGTCAGCTGTTGCAGGCCCCTCGAGCTCCCTGGCCCCCTcagccactgagccacccagccTCGGCGTCAGTGTGGGCAGCCTCATGGTGCCTGTGTTTGTGGTGCTGCTGGGTGTGGTCTGGTACTTCCGTATCAATTACCGCCAGTTCTTCACAGCACCTGCCACAGTCTCCCTCGTGGGGGTCACTGTCTTCTTCAGCTTCCTAGTATTTGGGATGTATGGACGATAA